The window ATTAACTGTATGTCAGTCTGGCggagaaaagaaaacatttccatttgaaagcatgtgcatttatttataatatgatGTTTATTGCTGATACTATTACAATTACTATTACTAATACAAAAAAGGAGCCATTTATATTTGTAAACCATAACAAGAGGTTTACTCTTAATGTGATTTACTGATAGGCAGCGTGTGAAGAAGAGTAGTGGTTGCGCCTAcattaaacataaaatgttattttaagccatttatttattttcttattttcagtGCACTTCAATTGTGCATATGGAGTCTTAAAGGATTTTCTCTTTGTTATTTCGAATAATGTCTAGGttttataaagttgttttcatttttttttttttttttttttttttacatttttctctgTCGTGCATTTACCTATATAGTAACAAATTGTTGATGTATAATATATTGCACGTGTAACCTGAAAACCTGAAGAGTGAACTTATCTCGATGCTTTATTGCGTtctgttttataaaatatattttttaagaaaataggcctattttattttacataaaccAAATTATAATTTGGTAACTCTTTATAATCgctttaataacattaataaacaaTGCGTAACAGATCTTTATGttgttaaaattacaaatggcTATTAAACTTtggtgaatatattttatatatttcatatatttgtctctctctctctttttttttagttcagaAAAGAGCACGACACGTAGTAATCGGTAACATTTCCGCTGCAAAACATGCTTAGGCCTAAAGTAATTTTTCTTCCCTTCTTTTTTTCCTCGGAATAATGCTTATGTGTTGTAGTTGTTTAAACGAATAGTGATgaataaaatctttatttttgatgaagtgCTCACGAAAAACAAAAGTGCGTTcgaaaaaagaataaaaatcaCACGATACAGAAAATATTACTCGAATGTTCTGTCTCCGTCTGTACCTTCACCATTTCTCTTCAACCCTGTCATTAAAACTACGTCACATATTGCATATCAAAGAAGAGCAGAGACACGGACACCATGAGAGTATTCTCAGGAAAAGAAGACAGTCAAATATGATATTATAGCGTTTGATTTGGATTTTCACGCCAGAAACTTAAGTTCAAGTGGTTTAAAATACAAGTATAATCTCATGTCATCTCTGGAGTACATGAAAAAGGATTGTTTTGCGTCTGGGACTCTGTCATCGGCCTCTCTGAAAGGCACTTTAACTAAAATCAACAGCCGGAGACATAAAGCTCGAAAGAAGATCTCACCCCAAAAAAAACAGGAGCCAGAAGCAGAATGTGACTTATGCAGGTAACACgcaatttcagtttttatttacaaAGATATACACCATTTGTTTTAACTAGTAATTTAGCTAAACAATTAATAGCATATGTCGCctatttaatgttaatatatgTCGTCAACTTAACTACGATAGTTAATATCTATTAATATGGTTTGGTATGTTGTAAAACGAACACCAAAGCAAccaaataaatgatttatcgaATGACATTATGACACATTAACAAATAGGATGCAGAATATATGTATTTCAAGTTGTGGACACTtaagttacatttaaaaaaatcagaaatgattaaataaatgctgctagAGCTTTTCTCAGAGCTAACATTACTTTCTGAGCCTTTATTTGTGATATATGTTTAATCAGTTGATGTTTTGATGATGTTAAGTGGATGTCTGAAGTCAGTTCTCTTCAAGTTCACAGAGGTGTCATGGCAGAGGTATAAGCCTAGTCCATATAACAATGGAGACAGAATTGGAATTAAATAGTTTAACAATTGAGGAAccaacactgaactgatttgagctgaataatgacactattgtctttttagagctgctttacagcagaatttgaatttgtttcatattttaagtttgcattattgattttttttttttttcttatttattactttgaagctactttgaaacaatatgtattgtataaagtgcagtataaataaaggtgacttgacttgacatgttGCACTAAGGTTTCACAACCACAAAGTCTttatgggttagttcacccaaaaatgaaaattctgtcatttattactcaccttcatgccgttcaacacctgtaagaccttcgttaatcttcggaacacaaattaagatatttttgttgaaatccgatggctccttgaggcctgcatagggagcaatgacatttcctctctcaagatccattaatgtactaaaacatatttaaatcagttcatgtgagtacagtggttcaatattaatattataaagcgcagagaatatttttggtgcgccaaaaaaacaaaataacgacttatatagtgattgCCGAttacaaaacactgcttcaggaagctttggagcataatgaatcagtgtgtcgaatcagtgtgtcgaatcagcggttcggagcgccaaagtcacatgatttcagccggttgacacgcgatccaaatcatgattcgacacagaagaatcataatgctccgaagcttcctgaagcagtgttttgaaatcgaccatcactaaataagtcgttgctttataatattaatattgaaccactgtactcacatgaactgatttaaatatgtttttagtacctttatggatcttgagagaggaaatgtcattgctggctatgcaggattttcggatttcaacaaaaatatcttaatttgtgttcttaatttgtggtcttacaggtgtggaacggcatgagggggattaataaattacattattttcatttttgggtgaactaaccctttaaatactcACCATATATGACTCTATTTTATGCTCTTTTCACAGGTTGTCTTTACTCAGTTGTGGCAGTCGCAGCCGTACTGTTCGCAGAATACTGATTGCTTGTGTAATATCTTTCCTGGCTCTGCTTTCTGCTGTGACCATGGACTTCAACTCATCTTTGGCTCAATGGCAAGCCACTGAAGCTTCACTTAAAAAGCTAACGTCCTGTAGGACAAACGTCACACTCAGACTCATTATTGAGCTCCAAACATTAAGAAACCTCAGTTCATCCAGAGAGAAAACAGTTCAAAATGTCAAGAATGAAAAGTTCCTGAGCTCTTGGTCTTTGATAATGCTCACAGTTAACCGTTGTTGTACTAGTACTGATACGGACAGTTTGGGTCAGCCATGTGGTGTTGAGTTACCTGCGTTTTGTGAGCATCTTCAATCCAACCTCTCAGAGTTTCTCAATGCTACAGGGAGAGGTGAGTTAATGGATTCTAACGGTACAACAGTTTTTACTCTTGCAATTGAGAATATATTAAACACATGGGGCATCAAAGATGTTGACATTGGTCTCCTCAAGCACAACCCAGACTGGACAGATGTCCTTGCTCTGAAACTGCTCTTAACAGTCCATGAGTTGAACTATCGCTTGATAGCAGGTGAAAAGAAGGAAGATATTCAGGATGAAATATGGCATGCTACAACACTTATGTCAGTCATAAAAGACATGTCTGAAAACCTCCATCACTGCTGGATGGAAAACCCTGATATTGAGCTAAACCTGACTAATATAAGATATTTCATCTACTCTACTGCCACAACTTTCGAAGGATCCACAGAGTTGACATTAGCCTTGGAGAACACTCTGAGATGTTTTCATTCTAGAGCTGGGTGGGCTCTGAAACTGAAATCCAGAGACATCTCGTCCAACATCAGTCTGAAGATCTGCCTGCTTGCCATCGCCTGTCTCATTTACCCCATAGTGCTGCTCTCCTTTAAGCAAATGACAGAATGGATCCAAGACTATGCTCAGAGCCTTAGGGAGAAGACAGAAGACCTGAAGAGAGAAAGGCGTCTCGCAGAAGATCTCCTTCATCAGATGTTGCCCAAAACCGTGGCCAAACAGCTACGCCAAAACAAACACGTAGAGGCTGAGAGTTATGAGAAGGTAAATCGTTataacatatactgtatatcccCATATGATCTGCTAAAACGGAAGAAATCCTCCCTTCGTCCAACATTCCCTTTAACAAATCAAACTCATGTCTAAAAAAGACAAGCATATTCATTAGGGATGTTGGCAAGATGGCAGTGTCAGGAAAGCGCACATGGTCccattttgtttgttctttttgtTGTAGTAATTGCCTGTAATTATGGTATTCCATATTCATCAGGAGATAAAACAGCTCATGAGGGAGTGGGGTAAATGACACACGTCTGTATGGGCAAATTTGTGCACCAGAAGCGTGTCCCCTTAGATTTAGAGCACTTAAAGCAAATAGATTTTTCGAAGAACTGGACTTATAGTCACATGTAGCAGGATAAGTATAAATTTCAAAATAGGAACACAGTATGTGTCAAGTATGTGTAAGGTAAATAAACATTACTCATATGAGCATGTTACATTTATTAGTGGCTTATTACATTTAATACTGTAATTGCTACTATTATTATTCCTCATAATTAAGGTTAGTGATCTGAACAAACCAATAATGGCCAAGCACCactttttcagaaaatgtaatcTAGTTAATCATGCTTTTCTCGATTAGCTATGACATGTAGACATTCATATACttggttgattttttttttttttttactaggaTGCAACTgatatatttattgtcttgcAGGTGACTATTTTCTTCTCTGACATTGTGGGTTTTACTGCTATATCAGCCTCCTGCACTCCACTACAAGTTGTTGAGATGCTAAATAACCTCTACATGTGCTTCGACACACGCATTGACTCCTATGATGTCTACAAGGTAATTCATAatcatatataatgtatataaattaCCATACAGAAAATATTCATAGCATGTCTGGCTTATGCTAAGGTTATTCTTACAGTGGTTATAGGAACATGTCTGAGTCCATTTTTAccccccaaaatcaaaagaattatatttaaaaaatgaaatattactatttttaggAACTTTTTTGTTTGCATTGTGACTCTAAATTTTCATTACCataatgctaaataaataaattgggGAAATGATATATTGCTGAATTTGTAaagaacacaaaaatattaagcatgttttcaacatttataataaaaagaaatgtttctgaaggctaatgtgacactgaagacaggagtaatgactgctgaaaattcagctttgccatcacaggaataaattacattttaaaacatattaaaatagaaaaaagttactttaaattgtaaaaatatctcgccatattactgtatttttgatcaaataaatgcagccttggtaaacaTAAGAGACTCAGAAAGATTACAAAATTGTACTGacccaaacgtttgaatggtGGTATAGTatgtagtatactgtatgtatgtatgatgtatgtatatatatatatatatatatatatatatatatatacacacacatataaatcatatatatatatatatcagtggcgtgcagtggtgttctgaaatgaggaggcacatttttttttttttttatgaatcaaatgtaaattctaaattcatgtgcattactcttaacgtTGATACATCTTCCTTGAGtaatgaacattactttacgttacatcaaaaaagaaaaaagaaaccaaatacaattctattttgtaattttacattaacaatttaATGTTCccatttatcaaaaccaagtcaatctcatcaagttagtgttttaagcatttctacattaattccaaaataataactaaaggctgtaaccatttaaacaatatattttatttgtgtattgatgtttttctttttaatagtcaacttaGGTTATTTTGGATAATCAGTTATGCTCcgtaaacaccgtctgtcacagacacgaagatgtattttagatttcaccaagctgattgcactaaaaaccctgcagtcatcatgttttcagtccatttcaagtctgattttgacgtgacataaagcgtattatgtatattattattacaattattatattattattacaatttaaaataactgttttctgtttgaatatattttataaagtaatttattccggtgatcaaagctgaattttcagcatcattactccagtcttcagtgtcacatgatccttcagaaatcattctaatatgctgatctgctgctcaagaaacatttattgtgtacaattgtacaaaatatttgtgtaattttttttttcaggattctttgatgaatagaaagttcaaaagaacaggatttatttgaaatataatcttttgtaacattataaatgtctttactgtcactttactgtgatttaatgcatccttgctgaataaaagtattaatttctttaatttctttaaaaaaaataaaaataataaaaattcttactgaccccaaacttttgaacggtagtgtataatgttacaaaagctttgtatttcagataaatgctgatcttttgaactttttattaaaggtgccctagaaccagttttaacaagatgtaatataagtctaaggtgtcccccttaacgtgtgtgtgaagtttcagctcaaaataccccatagatttttttttattcatttttttaactgcctatcttgagccataattatatatgcaccgattcagtgtgcgccccctttaaatctcgcgctccccgcccccgagctctcgactgccttaaccagcataaacaaagttcacacagctaatataaccctcaaaatggatctttacaaagtgttcgtcattcatgctgcatgcatgcatcgattcctgtgagtatagtatttatttggatgtgtacatttgattctgaatgagtttgaggctatgctccgtggctaacgggctaaagctaacattacacactgttggagagatttataaagaatgaagttgtgtttgtccattatacagactgcaagtgtttaataatgaaaatagcgacggctcttgtctaaTACTAATTAGAAATTTTGAATACAATTAGAAATGATGAtaattttaaccacatttaacagtacgttagcaacatgctaacgaaacatttagaaagacaatttacaagtatcactaaaaatatcatgatatcatggatcatgtcagttattattgctccatctgccatttttcgctattgtccttgcttgcttacctagtctgatgattcagctgtgcacagatccagacgttaatactggctgcccttgtctaatgccttgaacatgagctggcatatgcaaatattggggccatacatattaatgatcccgactgttacgtaacagtcggtgttatgttgagattcacctgttcttcggaggtcttttaaacaaatgagatttacataagaaggaggaaacaatggtgattgagactcactgtatgtcatttccatgtactgaacacttgttattcataggtaaattcaatttttcattcgatggcacctttaaaggaactgttttcaacattgataataatcataaatgtttcttgagcagcagatcggcatattagaatgatttccaaaggatcatgtgacactgaagactggagtaatgatgctgaaaattcagctttgatcacaggaataaattactttataaaatatattcaaacagaaaacagttattttaaattgtaataatatttcacaatattactgttttactgtatttttaattaaataaatgcagccttggtgagcagacaaaacttcttttaaaaacattcaaagtCTTACaaattccaaacttttgactgatatatatatatatatatatatatatcagtcaaAAGATATGCAAAACATATATGTAATTATAAAGAGGTATTCTTAATGCTCCTTGATTTAATCAAATATATCTAATGTCCATCACAATCATTAGTTAACAAGCTTCTGTGTTTGAATGAAATAGGTGGAGACTATAGGAGATGCATACATGGTGGTCAGTGGACTGCCGGAGAGAAACGGAGACAAACATGCAGATGAGATCGCTAAAATGTCTCTGGATCTGGTGGCTGCGGTCAGACAGGTGACAATACCCCACATGCCAAACAAACGCCTTCAACTCCGAGCCGGCATACACACAGGTGTGTGTATCCTCTATTTGCACAAAAACTGGTGATTAcagatttattaataaatatagctgcaagcagcaattaagggGTCAAGAGCTGAGTAATGAGGAGCTATCAGCCTTCAACaatgagtaattaaagacatttttagattaaaaagaAATTCAATATGGTGGACAGACATTTTGACCAACTATGGCATAATTGTTTGCAGTATGACTCAAGGAATCTGTCAACACTAGTTTTATCAACATTGAGAAAATGAATCAAAATCTATTAGCATTTTTGgacatttcattattttttgcaaATTCTATTTTGGTGCTGTCTTAACTTTTTGAGTCCCATCAGCACATGGTAACAGATAaaggccggaacacaccaagccgacggtcggcagttgggcagtttttcttcgtcggccgactaagttttctcagtgtgttccgcaccgtcggctgaagttggtccttgtCTGCTTTTTTTGGCCGATTCGACATTTTGAATTGGCGTCGGAGCttgtcggagctcgtcggtccgtcgggccatctgatcattctgattggctgttcagctactgccaccttctggttcggaaaggcatttcatctcaacgcaggcgcagaacggatatgctacttggccgtcggctgtctagcgttggtttggtgtgtcaggccaactttggacagatgctgctgacgtgagccaaccccacagtctgctttcgtcgccactagttcatcggcgttggcttggtgtgttccggccttAACACATACTGAGTTTCGTGATGTTTGTCAAATACAACactttatgacaaaattcaaaatgccTACACCTACACATTAGGTATCATTTGACTCGGTATGCTGCACTGAATCAAAAGAGACcagttttatgatttttgggtAAACCGTTCAAAGGTTATAGGCATAAAAGCCATATTTCATATCTCctgaccagtaggtggtgctgtgcCAAAATGCTGCACATAGCCTCAAATCATGCTTTTGATGATACGTACCAAGAGTCATCTCAATATGCTAAAGCATTGCGGAGATATAGCCTCGCATTCATTTTTACATGCTCTCCGTCTAATTCGTACACTCGTTATTCAAGAACAGTGTGGTTTATTAAAAAGCTCTGAAATATTTTTGCCAGCACGGTCTGAAGATGATGTGAGCCagttttggtgaaaatcggacgAACCATCTAGGAtgagtttgaaaaaaaaagtatgtttttcgaaaattcaaaatggtggaAATGTTCTTATTATGGAAAAtgatgaattgaattgaatcaaATTGAATCGAATCATTTTGAACCAAGgcattttgtttctagcccttatgattcaaaagttattagcataaacatgagTGCAATTTTGGACAGTTGGTAGcactagagggattgagttacaGACTCCAAAATTGTTGTGGTGTTCAGACAAAAATTGTTGTATGTTCAGACAATCTGTTTGCcaaatttcattattttctgCAAAAGGTTCCATGGACTGCCATAGACTCAAGAGCGGAAGTATTGTTACTGTTAGGCCTGTCAACAAATCGACCATttttactattgtaataaaCATTCCTGATCTTTTTTGTCAATGATTCATCAgctacagtttcagtgcagcctTCCTAAACTCTTTCTAAAATCAATATTTGATCAATGCCGGTTAGCATTAATGTAATAAAGATTATGACAGTAATAGCATAACAATAGATTTTATGTTATAGTAATTCACAGTGTTGTCTTTCATGTCTCTCATACCTCTTAAGGCCCTTGTGTAGCTGGCATTGTTGGTTACAAGATGCCCCGGTACTGCTTATTTGGAGACACAGTCAACACGGCCTCTCGAATGGAATCTACAAGTCTACGTATGTTCATCTATGTAGTTAACATGTGCAGCCTTTTTATCTTTtgctgacctttttttttttttattttagcacCACTGGTTCTTCTGTATTCAGAGGATTCATGAATATTTTCACCATACATCACATCTACATCACCATAGAGACCTCATAATATTCCTCCATTGAGCTCATAACAGCCTCCATTTCAACCATGACATTAGCATGTGGCTTAGCTAACAACATAGTGTCTCTGAGTTTCACCTCAGCACCAATATAGCTTTGGTTCTTTGGTCGTTTTGCATGACGggatcattaaaggattagttcacttcagaatgaaaatttcctgataatttactcaaccccatgtcatccaagatgtttatgtctttcttttttttcagtcaaaaagaaactaaggtttttgaggaaaacattccaggatttttttccatatagtgtaCTTCATTAGGGTTCAAAGGGttaaaggtccaaattgcagtttcaatgcagcttcaaagggctctacacaatcaCAGACGgggaataaaggtcttatctagtTAAACAATaggccattttctaaaataaaaaattaaaattatatactttttaaccacagatgctcgtcttgcactaattttttaccttaatttctttttgacttatgaaagacataaacatgaaATGGATGAAATGGGGGTGAGTACATTTTCAgaacattttaattctgaagtgaactaatcatttaatgtttcttttatcTGGTCTTCAGCGCAGAAAGTTCATGCAAGCTCTGCTACATACCTGGCACTCATGAAGGACAATGCGTATGAACTGCAGTTACGGGGCGAGATTGAAGTAAAGGTGAGAATCCATTTTGTAGAAGTACTTTGCTTAAAATCAGTTTTGGTTAAGCTGTTGAAACCACAATTATCTGTTTTTcttcgtaatatttaatcaaaatgcaatgatgttaaaataacattaacaatatGACATAAATGTGTTTGATGTGGTTTTCAGGGAAAAGGAAAAATGAACACCTATTGGCTGATTGGTCACAAAAACTACAGTGTTCAGAATGACAGTTTGGTGTGTCACTGGAACCCCAATATCTCAAGAAAGAAAAAGGCCCCTGTGGGGAGCAACGTGTCCATAGAGAATGTAAGTGTTCTACTTGTACTACTACTTGTTCATGGAACATGCaccaccgttcaaaagtttggggtcagtgagacttttttcaaagaaattaatacttttattcagcaaggatgtattaaactgatcaaaactgacagtaaagactAACTATAGTatcctttttaaaaaatatcattgGTTTCCACAAAAGCAGCATCACAATATTCAATTGTGATGATAAGcattaaatcagcatattagaatgatttctgaaagatcgtgtgacactgaagactgaagtaatgatgctgaaaattcagctttgctattgcaggaataaattacattttaaaataaaataaaatagaaaaccattattttaaaatggaataatattactctttttactgtattttcatcaaataaataaagccttggtgagcataagagacttctttaacaaaacaaacaaacaaacaaaaccttACAAACTCTggacttttaaatattaatagacAGTATAAAGcatatgcacaattttttgaGATAATCTTTCAAAGATTAACAAAACAGTCAAGGGTGAATTTACTAATCATTTGCACCACTTTACCATTTGCTGATtcagcaccaaaaaaacaaaaacaaacaaacaagcaaaaaacaTCAGCAGTCCATCTTATTCGGATACTGATATAGTGCTGGCCAAAATACAGATTTAAAGAGATTTTTGTCAAAGGATGATCAAAAAATGgagaacgtctcggttacgtatgtaaccctcattccctgaaggagggaacagagacgTCACTTCAGTGACTGACAAATTGGGATCTCACCTGAtagcccaatcacctccaagtgTAAACTGaatgagccaatgcacattgccGTGCGGGATTTGCATCTCGCGCTCCACCCAGCAGCACGGGTATAAATGCGGAAGTAGATACAATGCAtattcaggttttcgctgaggagccgagccGGTGACCTGGCCACTCAGCGGTTGGTCCAGCAATTGTGGCAACGGGACGTGACacctccattccctccttcaagGAATGAGGGCTACATACGTAACagagatgttccctttcagtcagtcacattTGACGTCACGTCAGTGactgacgaattgggatccctaTGAAAGTGCCACTATTGCTGCCCCTTCCAGCGCCCCTAGTAAGCCACCTGATTCCCCCACACCTACTGGGGCGGAAGGTAGGACAGTGCTACCGTGGAGAGAGTCGGTTCCTGTTGTTCCGCTTGACCTATACAGTAAGACTATTGGATAGCACTGGAAAGTGTGCTCTTTCAAGGTAAAAAAGGGATGCCACTGAATCCACATCCTGCCTTCAGGGAGGTATCATGTGGAGATTACACATATGAACTGGGCATTTAGGGCAGTGCAACATATGGAATGTCTCTGAGGTGGCTCCAGCCTGTAGTGgtcagtgtaaatgagtacactccctttgaaaagtaacattttaaacaatatcttaatgaacacaaaaacaatttccaaaatgttaaCAAGACTaaggcccaatcccaattctattttataccccttcccctttcccctacccctacccctacCCCTTCCCCGTGCCCCTTGAAACAGAGTGTCAAGGGGTAGGGCTGTAAATATTCCCCTAAGAAATGGGACACCACTACTAGACCGTTACACGTCATCATAAGTCGTCGCTAGCTCCTACGTCATAGATGCGCCGATGTTTATCACACACTTCTAAGATGCCATCGATAGCTGTAGTGATCTCTGTTGCTTGGGCGACAGCTACATACAATACTGATGAATAAGCACGCAAACTGAATGcactttttgtttatatcatgtaaCGTACACGTATTTATGGACGtaaccacaacaaaacaatacattaatcaGGCATGCGTCAAAAAGACAAGTTAGCTGCCACCGgatttgaatttatgttgtcaaatcaacgccggtttcaataaaatataaaaaaatatgttgtggaactatcataaagtaaaaaacattagcgaacttttttcatagcgattttaacaaatcttttttcgGAGAACATAACCGTATACATGAACACAAGATTAAAGGCAACATAAAACAAGTgattatttattactaaaatactgtttaccgtaaaaaaatacttacatttatgGGTCTCTCTGCTCGCTCAGTCGGCCATGTTGGAAATGTATCATACCCCTTCGTCTGAAGTGTGGTCCTGAAAAATCTTTGTTTAAAGGGCTACCTGGCCCTTCCCCCTACCCCTTCCCCTCCAACCAAATGAGAATTGGGACACCCCTACCCCTTCACGTGAACGCGCGAAACAAAGGGGAAGGGGTAAGGGGTAGAATTGGGATAGGgcctaagtttaatataacatctgtttaacttataacatgaaagtaaggttaataatataacttagattacacatttttcagttttacttaaaTTAGGGTGACGCAAAAATGAgcacaccccacaacaaaaaactactacatcttgtgctttgtatggcctccatgatttttaatgacagtggCAGAACAAAGATTTCTCCACCCAGCCCTCTTCCGGAGAAGCGTCTCCGGGTCGCCTGTCTCAGGGGTGGTGTTTTGCCGACCACTGAGATGGGTGGTGATGTCCTCCTGCGGGGGACATGCCATAAGGTTGAGCTGGCCACGAAGAATTCTTTTTTTTGCCGCAAGGGATGGAT of the Megalobrama amblycephala isolate DHTTF-2021 linkage group LG12, ASM1881202v1, whole genome shotgun sequence genome contains:
- the LOC125280647 gene encoding uncharacterized protein LOC125280647 isoform X2 — protein: MSSLEYMKKDCFASGTLSSASLKGTLTKINSRRHKARKKISPQKKQEPEAECDLCRLSLLSCGSRSRTVRRILIACVISFLALLSAVTMDFNSSLAQWQATEASLKKLTSCRTNVTLRLIIELQTLRNLSSSREKTVQNVKNEKFLSSWSLIMLTVNRCCTSTDTDSLGQPCGVELPAFCEHLQSNLSEFLNATGRGELMDSNGTTVFTLAIENILNTWGIKDVDIGLLKHNPDWTDVLALKLLLTVHELNYRLIAGEKKEDIQDEIWHATTLMSVIKDMSENLHHCWMENPDIELNLTNIRYFIYSTATTFEGSTELTLALENTLRCFHSRAGWALKLKSRDISSNISLKICLLAIACLIYPIVLLSFKQMTEWIQDYAQSLREKTEDLKRERRLAEDLLHQMLPKTVAKQLRQNKHVEAESYEKVTIFFSDIVGFTAISASCTPLQVVEMLNNLYMCFDTRIDSYDVYKVETIGDAYMVVSGLPERNGDKHADEIAKMSLDLVAAVRQVTIPHMPNKRLQLRAGIHTGPCVAGIVGYKMPRYCLFGDTVNTASRMESTSLPQKVHASSATYLALMKDNAYELQLRGEIEVKGKGKMNTYWLIGHKNYSVQNDSLVCHWNPNISRKKKAPVGSNVSIENVENCATSFGTLGSMVGALEREQETEDHPPERHNDKSSLLPGAVSHS
- the LOC125280647 gene encoding uncharacterized protein LOC125280647 isoform X1; amino-acid sequence: MSSLEYMKKDCFASGTLSSASLKGTLTKINSRRHKARKKISPQKKQEPEAECDLCRLSLLSCGSRSRTVRRILIACVISFLALLSAVTMDFNSSLAQWQATEASLKKLTSCRTNVTLRLIIELQTLRNLSSSREKTVQNVKNEKFLSSWSLIMLTVNRCCTSTDTDSLGQPCGVELPAFCEHLQSNLSEFLNATGRGELMDSNGTTVFTLAIENILNTWGIKDVDIGLLKHNPDWTDVLALKLLLTVHELNYRLIAGEKKEDIQDEIWHATTLMSVIKDMSENLHHCWMENPDIELNLTNIRYFIYSTATTFEGSTELTLALENTLRCFHSRAGWALKLKSRDISSNISLKICLLAIACLIYPIVLLSFKQMTEWIQDYAQSLREKTEDLKRERRLAEDLLHQMLPKTVAKQLRQNKHVEAESYEKVTIFFSDIVGFTAISASCTPLQVVEMLNNLYMCFDTRIDSYDVYKVETIGDAYMVVSGLPERNGDKHADEIAKMSLDLVAAVRQVTIPHMPNKRLQLRAGIHTGPCVAGIVGYKMPRYCLFGDTVNTASRMESTSLPQKVHASSATYLALMKDNAYELQLRGEIEVKGKGKMNTYWLIGHKNYSVQNDSLVCHWNPNISRKKKAPVGSNVSIENSSITVQSIGDSITPVSQPEVLPKLEGSEVTLCVSAQVENCATSFGTLGSMVGALEREQETEDHPPERHNDKSSLLPGAVSHS
- the LOC125280647 gene encoding receptor-type guanylate cyclase Gyc76C isoform X3; translation: MDFNSSLAQWQATEASLKKLTSCRTNVTLRLIIELQTLRNLSSSREKTVQNVKNEKFLSSWSLIMLTVNRCCTSTDTDSLGQPCGVELPAFCEHLQSNLSEFLNATGRGELMDSNGTTVFTLAIENILNTWGIKDVDIGLLKHNPDWTDVLALKLLLTVHELNYRLIAGEKKEDIQDEIWHATTLMSVIKDMSENLHHCWMENPDIELNLTNIRYFIYSTATTFEGSTELTLALENTLRCFHSRAGWALKLKSRDISSNISLKICLLAIACLIYPIVLLSFKQMTEWIQDYAQSLREKTEDLKRERRLAEDLLHQMLPKTVAKQLRQNKHVEAESYEKVTIFFSDIVGFTAISASCTPLQVVEMLNNLYMCFDTRIDSYDVYKVETIGDAYMVVSGLPERNGDKHADEIAKMSLDLVAAVRQVTIPHMPNKRLQLRAGIHTGPCVAGIVGYKMPRYCLFGDTVNTASRMESTSLPQKVHASSATYLALMKDNAYELQLRGEIEVKGKGKMNTYWLIGHKNYSVQNDSLVCHWNPNISRKKKAPVGSNVSIENSSITVQSIGDSITPVSQPEVLPKLEGSEVTLCVSAQVENCATSFGTLGSMVGALEREQETEDHPPERHNDKSSLLPGAVSHS